A section of the Terriglobia bacterium genome encodes:
- a CDS encoding MoxR family ATPase, giving the protein MHEEVQAIQERVQRESAVVEQLLAEVRKVMVGQRYLLERMVIGLLARGHLLLEGVPGLAKTLAVRTFAAAVRGTFQRIQFTPDLLPADLTGTLVYNQKEGTFVPHQGPLFANFVLADEVNRAPAKVQSALLEAMQERQVTLGDRTFPLPSPFLVLATQNPIEQEGTYPLPEAQVDRFMLKLRVDYPTQEEERQILDRMSGADEPVASPVVAMEDLARARDAMYSIYVDDRIKDYAVRLVQATRRPRDFKLDLEGLVQYGASPRATLYLVAAARGHAFLRGRGFVTPEDVKAIGHDVLRHRLILSFEAEAESVTSDELVQRVFDAIEVP; this is encoded by the coding sequence ATGCACGAGGAGGTTCAAGCGATCCAGGAGCGGGTCCAGCGCGAGTCGGCGGTGGTGGAGCAGCTCCTCGCCGAAGTGCGGAAGGTCATGGTGGGGCAGCGGTACTTGCTCGAGAGGATGGTGATCGGGTTGCTCGCGCGGGGGCATCTCCTCCTCGAAGGGGTCCCCGGTCTCGCCAAGACCCTGGCGGTCAGGACCTTCGCGGCGGCCGTGCGCGGCACCTTCCAGAGGATCCAGTTCACGCCCGATCTCCTCCCCGCCGATCTCACCGGCACCTTGGTCTACAACCAGAAGGAGGGGACGTTCGTTCCCCACCAGGGACCGTTGTTCGCGAACTTCGTCCTCGCGGACGAGGTGAATCGCGCCCCGGCGAAGGTGCAGTCCGCGCTTCTCGAGGCGATGCAGGAGCGGCAGGTCACCCTCGGCGACCGCACGTTCCCCCTGCCGAGCCCCTTTCTCGTCCTCGCGACGCAGAACCCGATCGAGCAGGAGGGAACGTACCCGCTCCCCGAGGCCCAGGTGGATCGCTTCATGCTCAAGCTCCGGGTCGACTACCCCACGCAGGAGGAGGAGCGGCAGATCCTCGACCGGATGAGCGGCGCCGACGAGCCGGTGGCCAGCCCCGTGGTGGCGATGGAGGATCTCGCGAGAGCCCGGGACGCGATGTACTCGATCTACGTGGACGACCGCATCAAGGATTACGCGGTGCGCCTGGTCCAGGCGACGCGCCGGCCCCGGGACTTCAAGCTCGACCTCGAAGGGCTGGTCCAGTACGGCGCCTCCCCGCGAGCCACGCTCTACCTCGTCGCGGCCGCGCGGGGGCACGCGTTCCTCCGCGGGCGGGGCTTCGTCACGCCGGAGGACGTGAAGGCGATCGGCCACGACGTCCTGCGCCATCGGCTGATCCTGTCGTTCGAGGCCGAGGCCGAGTCGGTGACCTCGGACGAGCTGGTGCA